The Bacteroidota bacterium nucleotide sequence GAAATAAGTAGTTTGCATATTGTACTTTCTTTTGCAGAGGATTTTTATCATGATTATTTATTAAACACAGATGAGGGTAAAAGAATTGGATTAGAGTACCTTAAAAATAGAGGAATAAGTAGTGAAACAATTAATAAATTTAAAATAGGATTTAGTTCTGCTGAAAGAAATTCATTTTCAAAAGCGGCAATAAAAAAGAAATTTAATGAAAAGCATTTAATTGCAGCAGGATTATCTATTAAAACACATGATGGTCAATTGATTGATAGATTCAGGGAACGCGTAATTTTTCCAATTCATTCTGTTGCTGGCAGAGCAATTGGCTTCGGTGGTAGAATTCTTAAAAAAAATCCCAAAGAAGCAAAATATATTAATTCCCCTGAAACAAAAGTTTACAATAAAAGTCAAATTTTATATGGGCTTGACCTTGCAAAGGATATGATTCGTAAAAGATCGGAGGTTTTTCTTGTAGAAGGATATACTGATGTAGTTGCTTTATCACAAGCTGGAGTTGGAAATGTTGTTGCTTCGCTTGGAACAAGCCTTACAGAACAGCATACTAAACTCATAAAAAAATATACCGATAATTTAATTTTTATTTTTGATGGAGATGAAGCAGGCACAAAAGCTTCTTTGAGAGGTATTGATATTGCATTAAAAAATGAACTTAATGTTAAAGCTATTTCATTGCCGGAAGGTGAAGATCCCGATTCATTTTCAAAGAAAAACAACCCTCAAGAACTTAAAATTTTTATTGATGAGAATGCAGAGGATTTTATTTTTTTTAAAACAAAGCTTTTATTTGATAAAGAAAAAGATGACCCGATTAAAAAGGCTGATGCATTACGAAATATCGTAAAGTCAATTGCTTTTATTCCTAATCACATAAGTAGGAGTATTTATATTAAAAACCTTGGACGAAAACTAGATATTGATGAAGAAACTCTTTATACTGAATTAGACAGGATTTTACTATCCAAACAAAAAGATGAAATAAAAAGAGCAAAGTTTAAATCTAAAAGAGATGAAAAAGATAAAATATCTCTAAACGAAAAATTTTCTATCCAAACATCAGAAGAACAAGAGAAAGGAATTGTAAAACTTCTTATTTTATATGGTAGTAATGAATATGAAGAAGGAATAAGTGTTGCAGAGAAAATTATTGAACATGTAAAAGAATCCGAATGGAAAAACCCTCTTTACCTTGAAATTTTTAACGATTACATTAATTATTATAACAACAACAACAAATACCCTGAAATTAATCACTATTTAATTAATACAAATATTCAATTTCAAGATTTTGCAACTTCTTTTGTAACCATTAAAAATGAATTAAGTCAAAATTGGAAAACAAGATATGGTAAAAGTATTT carries:
- the dnaG gene encoding DNA primase, translated to MIPQETIDEIFAVAKLEEVIGEFVNLKQKGANYVGLCPFHDEKTPSFYVSPVKEIFKCFGCGKAGNVVRFLMDHEKMSYPDALRYLAKKYRIEIEEDNTEEAQKERDEISSLHIVLSFAEDFYHDYLLNTDEGKRIGLEYLKNRGISSETINKFKIGFSSAERNSFSKAAIKKKFNEKHLIAAGLSIKTHDGQLIDRFRERVIFPIHSVAGRAIGFGGRILKKNPKEAKYINSPETKVYNKSQILYGLDLAKDMIRKRSEVFLVEGYTDVVALSQAGVGNVVASLGTSLTEQHTKLIKKYTDNLIFIFDGDEAGTKASLRGIDIALKNELNVKAISLPEGEDPDSFSKKNNPQELKIFIDENAEDFIFFKTKLLFDKEKDDPIKKADALRNIVKSIAFIPNHISRSIYIKNLGRKLDIDEETLYTELDRILLSKQKDEIKRAKFKSKRDEKDKISLNEKFSIQTSEEQEKGIVKLLILYGSNEYEEGISVAEKIIEHVKESEWKNPLYLEIFNDYINYYNNNNKYPEINHYLINTNIQFQDFATSFVTIKNELSQNWKTRYGKSI